tttttgaattccatcaaataaaagatctattttgttcaatgtgtaatctctttttgtttttaatttttgcaatctctcttaatttaataacctatggtcaaacccataggatattaagggggcatcattggtatacataccattagcttgaaaattaaaaaataatatatatataaagtatttggatataactaagtacgcgagcttagatagttcggacataaccgacttatccaagtacgcgagcttagatagttcggacataaccaacttatcaaaaacataaagtatttggagataaccaaatacgcgagcctagataaccgagttatcaaaaacatataaagtatttggatataaccaaatacgcgagcttagatagttcggacaaaaccgaactaccaaaaacttaaaacgtttggagttaaccagatgtgcaaacttaacaggtttggaataaaccagccaaaaaactaatcgatggtaagtaggaacctaaacctattccGAGACAAGTAgggatcgaggctggaatatcttaagagaaaaatagtttcaaactcttaacctcggagcaaaagctaaggatgagtaaaagtgactaaacaaaaaagatataactaaatcatctacgttacataccataagtacttccgggttcatggttaaagtaacatccgaccttgataaataacgagatcgaaagcggataattcgaacaaactatgcatgaatgcatcgagtttcgagcttaaaatccaaactatgtttgtacgaataaataaacataactgattcaccaacataaaatgtgcaaaatatttcgagccaagaaatgtaaaacatgtaaaagaatagttaaactgtatcagccccgtgggcataaattaaaagtaattacaaaatagggggacgcagccccaataaatgactcccccgaggtcagatttaaggaagaggagtatccttgcccttctcagcatcagtatcaCCGGACCCTctaggacgaatagcatgactatccttctgagtcGCCTCTCGAGCGGCCacacttgcctcaagacgggcattccaccgctcaacatacgtggcctcgagagggcccaggaagctggtgtcaaggtcggcattatcagcccaaagtttgtacatggcttggtcgaccgctttctccttctgctccttatactcgtccaggaggcgggccttctcgctctccatgaagtcgaaggtgacagatttctcctcttcgagcttggcattggccttctcgagctcggcatacgacttttccagctcctcgagacaggtcttcattttttcaagttcagacttcgagtgtttaagctcgtcagccatcttgagctcgagatccttcgaattttgggccagagacatgctcgtttgcacctcgttggtcagcttatagttgagctgtgctgaaacgacaagggcctgaaacacaaagaacgaatcagaattgcgaactaaaatataaatacttaaaatagatttgcgaaggctaccgcggcggtgagttcgatactcttatcataaagagtattgcagtccgaggccttgcgcacgagatcCCAATGGTCGGTGCCGAAGCCGGcaaagctctgacccacccgagaaaggacatccgagctgagcacagccccttctgtcccagcggcgccatcaagcacgtactcctcaatatgagttcgggtcgttggcagctgaaccttggaggtagaaggtttcttcgggggccgaacaactgCTAATTGGGTTTCGGTGGGAGGCAGCGAGACAGGCTCGTTCGAGCCGGACGCATCAACCTGAACAGTCGGTTCCTTGGCCGTGATCGCAGTAGTTTGGGCCGTGGGGGTCGTCTCGCGGCGTCTGGGTACCTTGGACGGTCGGTCGGACCTCCCTGATATTCTCGGACGCTTGCTCCTCTGGGCGCCAGCCCCCCCATCGCTAAAGAGcacagcgtcgaggtcgggattcatggcgcCTGCACAGTTAAAATGAGtcagataataataataagtttgaAAATAGAGGGAAACcagataaagaaaaaaaaaaaaaaaaaacctaactgaaactctcccccgagctcgagcttggggaccatgaaattcccccgtcttcagaggaggggggggagtgccttccctatatgtgggtgataacctcgagaggtccctataattgtTGGTCCCATACTAAACGactatcccgttccacatctcgtctgtggtgtacatggtgtcgtatttcccgagcccactatcaaacctatggacacagtcgtctacccaactccatatgtagaagtggtgtctatcctgtgggcacgagactaacctattgggcctgtgtttcagtaaggtcggggaccacattctcgaggtaggaaggactttaccttcatccgaatccgagttcgaggcttcatcattagcctcattcccagacagcggGCTCCTTGGGCGAGATGGAGGTGGTggcctcctttctctcctcggaggaagggcgcctgtgggtagtggcacctcctcccagtgttcatattttttactggaccagtcagaggttgactggccctcgcCCAACAtcccacaagctcggagcttgccctcatgtaataggtacgagagagaccttctgccataagggagttggagcaaggcctctctgtgcctcttcatcgcttcattaggggtgggacgctgaaagttagctgaaaaacgaaacacatttcaactaaatgtggatttaagaactaaagtctcgagctcaggaataaaagtaacaagaatacttacgaatccgcctgaacgaataatgtcgagacggggacagaccatctgtccagaagaaggccctcttgaaatcaggcgggtggttgggaagatccccaaaaaccttcgtctctttgggatagctcgagagatagtaaaaaccatcccctccccgagctcgggaggggttacttttcaaacaaaagagatataaaatctcttgaggtgaaggtccttcccaccccagctcgtggaacaaggacctcagggcagacagcaccctgtacgaattggtgttgagttggaacggagccaacccaacgaaatcagtaaagtctttgaaaaaagacttcaagggcagcagtgctcctgccctcatatgttcttggctccatgccgcatatttcactgtggcgtcACGGCCACCAGGGGTgaagcagctccgttcttgaccagtcgaagctcgacacttcaaggtgcctgacaaatGAAGGCCATGGAAGGCCAGGATTTCAGATATTTGGCTGGTTATGGTAACCatgctccagtagagctcggcctcgaacatctctctcctcggctgtgaggaggaaggttcccccattaaggaaaactggagttcccctggatggTATGCAACAGTGACTCttagcgcagggtcgaggggaattggctTAGGTCCTGAATTGagctccggatagagggcctcccgaagaactctcctcttcttttcaatgacctcgtctatctggcggcgatagtgggctcgaatgtcttcctgctcgcgtgcaagctcgtattctcttatccgacgttggttccgggcgaagagcgattctgggctcggagattttggctcataagggattgccagcaatgacccccaccgtctttctagattctgtgacatctaacgagaaagaaaatatggtgagggccatgcatgcaagaatcacgagctcgatggaatgagctcggaaaTGTAGGAACGAGACACTAAATACTAAGATCCTTATTGAggagtcaggggcgtgtattccacaaaaaagaaaaggagcgtggataattttttgaaaatcccgaaattcaagggaaagaatagtggcggttaaccaggaaaggcgtctTTGGGTTTTGTGCATTTATCAAGACCCACgtttttatccgaaaacttagtgcacaagaaacgttgcctaaaaatttcaaaacccagaaaatgggaaccgcACTCAAAtgtcaaaactgggtataaaccagagacgaaaatCCAGAATGAAAGTCTAAAAGGCATGGAAACCTATCGGGTTAAAACTTCCTATCGTGGATCCAAACCAGTATAAAcagatacacagcaagaacagtttaaataaaaactggcaaaatgaaaaacaaaaatggcatacttacacagtaatggcgattgcagagagattgttgattgaagaagaggttgcaggaaagaacttactgactcgaacagaccaggattcctttgtttcttcggtCAAGAAAACATGCACCGAATAGGAACTTTGCAAAGAGGTCTCtgggtttgtttttcttcttttcttgcttatggcgaatgaaggtaaaagtgaagaagaagatgaagagtggggtcttgtatatataggtggggaaaaggaattaatcaggagcgtcggatgaaatcctcactagatcgaacggatggggatcaatgacaagaaggcgccgaaaaattgtcagacggacgatcgtggacGTGTTTCccaggtactcaagtacctaaagtgagcaatacccagctgacgcgtgtccattttcaagagtgtatgacggtacggttctCGAAGAAAGtaattcaaaagtttccttctcttaggattcgaacaaatacttttgagggggcaagatgttatacccagatttcgagccatggaaaatgtgacctcgaaagttggattcacaacaaacggtctcgtaaggattaaagtatgctccaggattgtatatcgagcctgcaaagtacgacatatgacctcgaatatggtgacctcgaaacgatcgcgatatcgaaaggtagctccgagaacaccctcatcttcagggacgacttcggatcaggggtcgcgAGCTCGATGAACGtgcgatctcgaaagccacgtgaaCTCGAGAGATATCTTCAGCTCgacagatgacgggaaacctgggaagctaaagccttagagatacgcgataaccatcttgaatatcaacaagtattataaatatgagatgtaatcctcatttattgatgtaaatcctctggaatcgtgggatattatttgatcagttatgcgtttcctggtcttcggggatgtttccttttatatctgattaaatgcatttaaagtcatttattttatttacacaaaaagagtaactacccaaaatatgtgggatagtattctgcagctttctctataaatagagaggccatgcaccattgtaaaggaccgaaattctgatccttgagagaaaactctgaagaattcatgcttaagaattttcagagataatcttgagattaataacagagactcgtggactaggcagatttaactgctgaaccacgtaaaaatcgtgtgtttgatttgttttattatatttggtcattatcaattattgtttttgtgctcttctttcactgtttgacggaaaacggcgtcaacagtatgTTTATTGTACTATTACCTTCTTTAATAACTAGTAAAagctataaataaataaaatgattattaattattaaatatatataaaaaaaaattactcattcataacatatttataatgTGTAAAATCCTAAATTGACTATCTTAAATAGACAATATATTTGATaactcaaaaatatttttttataagttTGAAGCAGTTGTCCCGATAGGTTTATGATCTATCGCGACAACTTGTTTTTCTAGATttgtttttttaaatcttaattcTCTAGAAATCATCATATTTGTTTATGGCAATTTTTTTACTTGAAATTTCGTCCATATATGTTGATATTCactaagaaaatattattttatttataagaagatttttctttaaataaaatataattttcctTTTTTAGATTTAAAGACTTTTTGTGtgattaaagaatattttgtgatattttttattgACAAATTTCATGGTAATGGCAGGCTGTGAAAAGAAATATTCAAaaaatgtagtttttttttttttttaaatgaaacttTGTGTAATAAAGAATAgatttttttacataattaaatTGTGAAATTTGCTTGTGATTCTTTCCTTTGGAAATTCGATCATACAAGGATCTTTCTAGCTGAAaagattatttttatttatagaaatattttctttaaataaaatatatatttcctTGTTTGGAAAAGAAGACTTTTTGGTGAAATAAAATAATCTTTCTGAGATATTTTATTTTGTGCATCTCTGAACAAATTACTACATAATTCGATTTATTTTGGGAAAGTCCCTTGTCCCACGATGAATCTGATCGTTTTAATTGTCCAGGTACATTCAAGTTGTCAAAACAGTTTCCTAATCTGTCGAGACAAAATTTAGCAAACAGGTGAATTTTCTATTTAAAGAATTTGTATGATTCTTTAATTGATTTTTGCAAATTTCGTGGACTGCTTTGAAAAACTATTTcaactataaataaaggaccaagCAGCCACAAATCTTTAGCTTTTTCACttcttatttttaatattatttgtatTTTTGAGAGAGTTCTTTTTGTAAGATTAAGAATGGATACCTTAATCTAGTATCTAGGAGTTATGTAGCTTCCTTTTGCATTCATCTATTTCTACCTAGGAGTTGTGTAGCTTCCTTTTGCATTCATCTATTTCATGTAGAAATAGGTGTCATCCATTGATAACGAGTTCAACAATCTTTGGGAGAATATTTTTCTAAAACTTTCTTCGGGAGGAAAAAAGCATTCATCaacctttgaagggagttcaagagcgTTGGTGTTTCATCAAGAAACTGGATTTTTGAAGGGTGTACAAAAGCTTGCGGCATAAGTATAGAGGGAGTTTATTTATGTATAAGTCAATTGTGATTTTGTACTTTGTGATACCTTGCTAATCAGTTTCATCTCCGGGCGTGACCCTGTGAACTAGGTTttctgaactacgtaaaaaatcttcgttgttgattttttttttatactcaTTTTTTTCTGTAATAATTTGTTCAGACAATTGGCTTAGTCATTAGATCAGATTCTGATTCTGTCAAAACAACTTAATCATTATTCTGCAATCTATTAAGTTGTTTGATTTAATTACTTGGTAAACATTAAAATACAAAATTTCATAATGTGTTTACTTGTGCCTAATTtgtgttgggaatttatggctttcaaaatatatatatcacaatgattaagaaattaattcaatatattaatgcaaatcttgataatcaaataaccatGTTCAAAggatgaatgcaaatcttgatttCAAAGAATAATTGAAAAAATGGTCATAACTTGAATTTAAAAACATTTAATTATCAATACTAACATCAATAAGCACAATTGTTAGATGAAAACacaattaattaaacaaatcacaaagttagggttaaaaggatAAAACCTTTGATTTTGaacaacttgaatcttcaaaattaattttggAGAGAACATTTAAAGGTTTATACACGAGCAGTATTGCTATCCCAAATCTCTGTTTCAAGCATTCTCAAAGTTTCTTGAAGCTTCATCTAGATGGAATGAGAAGTGAAATTaaacaagcctttgaaactcacttgtgtgagtttcttggagaaaacttgtgatCTTAGAGAACTCGAGAGAGGGATCAAAAAGAGAGTTTAAGAGTGTGATAAGTACTAAACAACTCTAAATGACCCCTTAAATAGGTTAAAAATCGGCACTGGTTTCGACCAGTAGCATTAGAGCATTTTAAATTGAGTTTGTGAACCAAAAACACATTTTGTAAGGACGTCACAGGCGATGCGTTGCCACTAGGCAGCGATGTAACGTACTGGATTTTAAGAacttattaaataatattttttgagGTTTTAAACTTCTCCggtaattttaaatattattaaacatgAAATAAAGTGAAAGTTATTTTATCTTAGCTGAAATTGTGGAAAAACGTAGATTGCGATCAAACCAAAAACCCTAGTTGGGAAAAATCTCAAATTTATGAATTTTggaaaaataaatgattatggaaaaAACTATTTTGGGGCTaggtttaattataaaatattggGAGAATATTTAACTTATGGGAATTCTCGGAAAAAGAATTTAAATTGTTTTTCTTTAAAGGAAATTGCTTATTAAGTGTATTGGCAACATTAATTAGTAAATAATTCCATAAATAATTTATGGTCATGAAGATTATGTGGCATAATTATATATTAGTGTCTCACAAATTTAAAATGTATGCCATAAATTTATTTTTCATTCTAAACTAAAATGGTAGTGGTTATGGTGTAACTTTTGCTTACCAAGATTAATTAGGGTATATCCCAAAGATATCTTTATGTCACATACTAATTATTAAGTGTATTTGGATACTTTTAAATAAAGTTTAATGTTACACTGttggatttaattaaattaaattattataaggtttctttttaattaattctaTAAAGGAGTAATGGTTTGTGTTAGTTGATGAACCCAAAATTGGTatattttaaatatgtaaatcgcAAACGCACgaatcatatatatatagtatagagtTCGTGTAAGCAATGATGTCGAactcaaaggagttgtctaaaataaaaaataaaaactattttaaaccaaaattaaataaattctaacctagctccaaagattgataagatttaatgtcaagaaaataaaataaaagattaaaaataaatatatttaagatTTGCAAATAAGTTGtaaaggaaagattattaagatactagaatccacgaaatgtaagtttaataatatttattagtatattcaTTCCCAAGTtgtagtgatagttaaaataaatcatactatcattttccaaatagatttataatttaagtaCAAATATATGTCACGCAGATACTTAACGGGCAATTAACGATGAGTACTAATAGTTGCACCAAAAGTTGCACCAAAATTGTaaatttatgtattattaccgcaaaaaaaaagatttgggtattaaagtgtaacttttgaaaatttTGAGTATTATCATCGCTAATATCATTTtttattatgattatgaactaaatatattttttaggattttaatgtagtcacttgaatctctgttatatgttataattattttatgagttcttcttcatttgtataatgaattatttaatttataattattgtttgtgATTGATTTAAGATTTTGACTCGAGATTTGAGAAGTGAGAATTAAATATGgtacaattaaataatcataaatacatattGGATGAGAATATCTGTATAGTCTGTGTAGCTCTTGGGTTTTTAACTTTAATGTCTTTTATATGTTAGAATGATCacaatgttgggggagagtgaactTACACAGTCTATCTAGATAGATTCATGATGAAACTTACAATATAGAGATCcaaaaaattcaaaaagataACAAGTACAAACCGTTAATCGACAATCTATGacgagaagaagaaaatttcttgTCAATTCAATGTTGGGGAAGAAACACCATAAGGTTCATACATGAGGAGTATCACCGTTCAAGTTCTCTACTTCCTAGCCCATTATTGATGCTTGAAGTTTTTTCTAAGAAGAaatagaattgagattgaataaatCTTTGAAATTCACAAGATTAAAACTTTTCTTGATGAATTCTACgaagaaaacttatgatctttttATATAGTTCGAATCCACTAGGAGTGTTGGTGATATGTATCAACTACCATTTTTTTATATAGTTAATTTTGTGATTTAGCCATTTTATAGTTAACGACAATCATTGTGcttaattttgataatttcagTTTAGTAACTTAAATATAAATTTGAGTAGTTTTGTCGCAAAATAATCTTAAGGGAAACACTATTATTAATAGTTAAAAAGAGTTTTGTGTATTATTTCTGTGAATAACTTCATCTAATATTCTACTTATAATATTGATACATATTATTTGCAACTCTTAGAAAATTAACTAATTTTTTATGTGGTGTTACTACAACGAAAAGTTACACTAAACAATCTTAAAATGATTTTGATGTTAACTTAAGTGACCTAAATTTATAACAAAGAAGTTTCCCTAAATTTATACAAAGCAATACTTAGGATCACCTAGTGTAAATTCAATGTGGATATTTTACAATTTTCACACATTTCATTTCACGTTGCTAGTTTAACAAATCCCCTATTTTTAGTGGCCTCCTCTTGACTTTTTGGTCATATAGATACaaatagagctgtaaatgtgggccgcccgGCCCGGCCCGACCCACATTTTTCGTGCCTTCGGTAAATTTGGGCCGAGCCGagcccacttttaggcccactttctatattcgggcccaaatttgggcccactttttttttgctaaaaaatgtgaggatggagaattgaaccctccacctcctctttaaccatcaatggacttaccaccaaaccaaatacatttctttgtttaaattataattttagatatttttatatactttttaataatattttacacaaaattatatcaaagataattattagaattttaatacctaccaataaatgctaaaaatttaactaacaaatcttaaaataaattaatataattataaaaatataaacattgaaaaaataagacatatattatcattttaatttattaattattgacaaataaaaatttattatgattattaatgtcaaaatatcgggttttttatcgtgtcgtgctttcgggctagtttgttcgtgctttcgtgtcgtgccttcggacttgtcgtgccgtgctaagcccgtgtcgtgccgtgcttggcccaagcccatattttttcgtgtcgtgcGTGGTCCaaacccatattttttcgtgccgtgtcgtgctcgtgccggtttcgtgccgtgctcaaaagtCCGGCCCGTATTTACCTGTCTTGATACAAATGGACAAACATGAACAGTTATAGAGTTGAAACTGGAAAGTGTAAAGGGTTTGTATATAGAATTTATATATAAGAACAGTGTGACACACTTCTTGAGCCTTGACAGGGCGTCAATTAGCCAAGCTACGCTAGCTAGCTGTTACTTCTTTCAATCaccaccgcaccgcaccgcactcATCTTAAGTttccactatatatatatatatacacatcttCTGTAATCATTCATTATCATCATTCACTTCAATTCTCCAAATGGACATTTCCATTCTCAGAAAAGTTCTCTCTCTCACCTTtttcctctctctctcacttCTCTTCTCTGATGCATGTCATGAAGTAGATAGAGAAGCACTCCTTCATTTCAAACGCAACATCATCGCCGACCCCTCGAAGCTTCTCCGTTCATGGTCGTCTTCCTCAGATTGCTGCATTTCATGGGAAGGTGTGGGATGTGACACTACTTCAGGCCGAGTCTTGAACCTCACTCGTCCGGGCCTTTTCATTGGAAACGACGAGTTTTTCATCGACACCTCCATGTCCGGTACACTCTCTCCTTATCTGGGAAACTTGTCGTTTCTTCAAGTCCTCGACTTGAGCAATCTCAAGGACTTGAAAGGTCCAATCCCTTCGGAACTTGGCAAGTTATCTCACCTCACTCATCTTTTTCTCGATACCAACCAGCTTAAAGGACCACTTCCCTTCACATTTCGACACCTTCATCGTCTGAAAAAGCTTCATGTTAGTGATAACTTCTTGTCTGGTGTCGTTTCTCCCTCTGTTTTTGAATCTCTAACTTCACTTTCCGAACTGGGTCTAGCAGGGAATCACTTTTCCGGGTCAGTTCCAACTTCGATTGGGAACTTGACTTCTCTGACTAAGCTTGATATTCACGGAAACCATTTCTCTGGTTCCATTCCTTATGGCATTGGTAAGCTTAAGAGCCTCAAATATATTGATTTGTCTGAAAATCATATAAGTGGAATCATTCCTGAGTCAATAGGTGGACTTTCCGAACTAGTCCTTTTATACCTCAATCAGAATCAGATTACCGGAATGATTCCTTCTTCAATTTCAGGGCTTACTTCTCTCTACTATTGTCGTTTATCAGAGAACAAGCTAAAGGGTAGTTTACCTTCCTCAATAGGGAAGTTACCAAATATTCAAAGGCTAATTCTTGAGAACAATAGATTGTCAGGAAAATTGCCTTCAACCATTGGAAAACTCACAACTCTTACAGACATTTTCTTCTCCAACAACCATTTCACTGGCAAGATCCCTTCAAGCTTTGAAAATTTACTTAATCTACAAACACTTGATTTATCAAGAAACAGATTTTCTGGTAAGATTCCTCCTCAGTTATCTAAACTTCAGAGTCTTCAAAGTTTGGATCTTTCATTCAACCCTCTTGGGCTAGTTTATATCCCCAAGTTTATCTCAAAGATGAAACTTTTTCGGTTAAAGCTGGCCAAAACTGGGATTGAAGGCCATCTTCCAAAATGGTTGACTTCAACATCTATTTCCATTCTTGATTTGTCAAGCAATGGTTTGAATGGGAAATTACCCCATTGGATTGGGAACATGACTAATTTATCATTTCTTAACTTATCAAATAATGGGTTTCATTCATCAATCCCAGCTGAGTTCAAAAACCTTTCCCTTCTAATGGATCTTGATCTCCATTCCAACATGTTGACCGGTCACATGAATGTGATATTCTCAAAAGAATCCCAAAACCCA
The genomic region above belongs to Humulus lupulus chromosome 1, drHumLupu1.1, whole genome shotgun sequence and contains:
- the LOC133812725 gene encoding LRR receptor-like serine/threonine-protein kinase FLS2 — protein: MDISILRKVLSLTFFLSLSLLFSDACHEVDREALLHFKRNIIADPSKLLRSWSSSSDCCISWEGVGCDTTSGRVLNLTRPGLFIGNDEFFIDTSMSGTLSPYLGNLSFLQVLDLSNLKDLKGPIPSELGKLSHLTHLFLDTNQLKGPLPFTFRHLHRLKKLHVSDNFLSGVVSPSVFESLTSLSELGLAGNHFSGSVPTSIGNLTSLTKLDIHGNHFSGSIPYGIGKLKSLKYIDLSENHISGIIPESIGGLSELVLLYLNQNQITGMIPSSISGLTSLYYCRLSENKLKGSLPSSIGKLPNIQRLILENNRLSGKLPSTIGKLTTLTDIFFSNNHFTGKIPSSFENLLNLQTLDLSRNRFSGKIPPQLSKLQSLQSLDLSFNPLGLVYIPKFISKMKLFRLKLAKTGIEGHLPKWLTSTSISILDLSSNGLNGKLPHWIGNMTNLSFLNLSNNGFHSSIPAEFKNLSLLMDLDLHSNMLTGHMNVIFSKESQNPLGQFNSIDLSNNMFSGPIDKNIGDRPAMATIKSLTLSHNPLSGGIPESMGKLSELQILKLMGNGLSGKIPMELGNVEKLSTIILSRNELRGNIPKQVLNLINLKEFNVSGNLLSGMIPPHKTTFPASAFLGNHGLCGPPLPPCKHS